One Paroedura picta isolate Pp20150507F chromosome 16, Ppicta_v3.0, whole genome shotgun sequence genomic region harbors:
- the LOC143825630 gene encoding olfactory receptor 10P1-like → MKEENQSCIIEIIFVGFSDFRAMRVPLSGLILIFYLVALLGNSLILILSSMDSALHTPMYFFLHTLSLLEIGYTFAIVPKTLEHLLSERQTISFVGCGVQMYFFILFGITECCLLSVMAYDRYLAICKPLQYSRLMSPRECFQLASGSWAIGILVAFGQSVSIFTLPFCGPNRISHFFCDVLPVLRLATADTFKNEVAIAAVTVVFIAVPFLLILSSYVLIIATILTMPAAESRRKAFSTCSSHLIVVSLFYGTTTFTYIRPKSVYSLNSDRFLSLLYTVVIPAFNPIIYSLRNKEIKSAFTKAVGRRKTLLG, encoded by the coding sequence ATGAAGGAGGAAAACCAGTCCTGCATAATCGAGATCATATTCGTGGGGTTCTCGGATTTCCGGGCTATGCGAGTCCCGCTTTCGGGGCTTATACTGATATTCTACTTGGTGGCCTTGCTTGGGAACAGCCTGATACTGATCCTTTCATCGATGGACTCTGCCCTTCACACACCGATGTATTTCTTCCTCCACACCTTGTCCCTTTTAGAAATCGGCTACACCTTCGCCATCGTCCCCAAGACCCTGGAGCACTTGTTGTCCGAGCGTCAGACGATCTCCTTTGTGGGCTGTGGGGTTCAGATGTACTTCTTCATTCTTTTTGGCATCACCGAGTGCTGCCTTCTCTCCGTCATGGCGTACGACCGCTACCTCGCCATCTGTAAGCCTCTGCAGTACTCTCGCCTCATGAGCCCCCGGGAATGCTTTCAGCTAGCCTCCGGCTCATGGGCCATTGGCATCCTGGTGGCTTTTGGACAGTCCGTTTCGATATTCACCCTTCCCTTCTGCGGACCGAACAGAATCAGCCATTTCTTTTGCGACGTTCTCCCCGTCCTGAGGCTAGCCACCGCAGACACCTTCAAGAACGAAGTGGCGATCGCAGCGGTCACGGTGGTCTTCATCGCAGTACCCTTTCTGCTCATCCTGTCGTCCTACGTTCTCATCATAGCCACCATCCTCACGATGCCTGCAGCGGAGAGCCGGCGCAAAGCTTTCTCCACCTGCTCCTCGCATCTCATTGTGGTCTCCCTTTTCTACGGGACGACCACCTTCACCTACATCCGGCCCAAGTCGGTCTACTCCCTGAACAGCGACAGGTTCCTTTCCCTCCTCTACACCGTGGTGATACCCGCGTTTAATCCAATCATTTACAGCCTAAGGAATAAAGAGATCAAATCCGCTTTCACGAAAGCAGTAGGCAGGAGAAAAACTTTGCTTGGATAA
- the LOC143826619 gene encoding olfactory receptor 10AG1-like, with the protein MANHSSLVSEFVFDCFSGLPNLQVFLFVAVLFMYGMSLAGNTTITAVIKLNPALHTPMYFFLTNLSLLEICYTTAIVPKMLVSLVSENRKISLWGCATQMYFFTLFGITECCLLAAMAYDRYVAICNPLRYSVIMNRGACAQLSVASWSVGVIVGLGQTNYVFSLTYCGPNRINHFFCDIPPLLTLACGDTSMNVIAVYLVAVLFITTPFLLILASYVFILTSILRMPSAEGRRKAFSTCSSHLIVVSLFYGSGIVTYLRPKSSYSTEVDKLLALFYTVVTSMLNPIIYSLRNKEVKEALRRTISSGLCSGKIP; encoded by the coding sequence ATGGCCAACCATTCTTCCCTGGTGAGCGAATTCGTCTTTGACTGCTTCTCCGGGCTGCCGAACCTGCAGGTGTTCCTTTTTGTGGCGGTTCTTTTTATGTACGGCATGTCGCTTGCTGGGAATACGACCATCACCGCCGTGATCAAGCTAAACCCGGCCCTCCATACGCCCATGTACTTCTTCTTGACGAACCTGTCTCTGTTGGAAATATGCTACACCACAGCCATCGTTCCCAAAATGCTGGTGAGCCTGGTGTCCGAGAACAGAAAGATCTCTCTGTGGGGCTGCGCTACCCAGATGTATTTCTTCACCCTTTTCGGCATCACCGAATGCTGCCTTCTGGCTGCTATGGCCTACGACCGCTACGTGGCCATCTGCAACCCGTTGAGGTACAGCGTCATCATGAACCGAGGGGCCTGCGCCCAGCTCTCCGTGGCCTCCTGGTCAGTGGGGGTCATAGTAGGGCTAGGCCAAACCAACTACGTGTTTAGCCTGACCTACTGCGGGCCTAACAGGATTAACCACTTCTTCTGCGATATTCCGCCTCTCCTCACGTTGGCGTGTGGCGACACCTCCATGAACGTCATCGCCGTATATTTGGTGGCCGTCCTTTTCATCACCACGCCTTTCCTCCTCATCCTCGCGTCCTACGTATTCATCCTCACCTCTATTTTGAGGATGCCGTCCGCCGAGGGCAGGCGTAAAGCTTTCTCCACGTGCTCCTCACACCTCATAGTGGTCTCCTTGTTTTACGGGTCAGGAATCGTCACGTATCTTAGGCCCAAATCCAGCTACTCCACGGAGGTTGACAAGTTGCTGGCCCTCTTCTATACGGTGGTCACGTCTATGCTGAACCCCATCATCTACAGCCTGAGGAACAAAGAAGTCAAAGAGGCCTTGAGGAGAACCATCAGCAGCGGACTGTGCTCCGGGAAGATCCCGTAA
- the SLC39A2 gene encoding zinc transporter ZIP2: MDPLLGVKIGCLAGLLVVPLLCGLIPAQIQWFQINMARGKHRRVLSIIGCFAAGVFLGACIMHMVADALGDIKEEIEKRQHLGAVNATSEGGDSEGYPFGELVISFGFFLVFFIESVVLSCCPQSVHAHGDPEAHNDPKAAPESHSSFRAFVLFLSLSFHSVFEGLAIGVQKEETGAVQLCLAVLIHKAIVAFSLALKLVQSGTQARWRLLYLVVFALMSPVGIAIGIGVSLSNGDGSGLAQAVLEGVAAGTFLYVTFLEILPSELRSHENPLIKFVFIGFGFSSMALIAIWA; the protein is encoded by the exons ATGGATCCGCTGCTGGGAGTGAAGATTGGCTGCTTGGCGGGCCTGCTGGTGGTCCCTCTCCTTTGCGGGCTCATCCCAGCCCAAATCCAGTGGTTCCAGATTAACATGGCCAGAG GGAAGCATCGGCGCGTCCTGAGCATTATAGGCTGTTTCGCAGCCGGAGTCTTCCTCGGGGCCTGCATTATGCACATGGTGGCCGACGCGTTGGGGGACATCAAAGAGGAAATCGAGAAGCGGCAACATCTG GGAGCTGTCAACGCAACTTCTGAAGGTGGTGACTCTGAG GGTTACCCGTTTGGAGAACTCGTCATCTCGTTCGgcttcttcctggtgtttttcatcGAGAGCGTGGTCCTGTCCTGCTGTCCCCAGTCCGTCCACGCGCATGGTGACCCCGAAGCCCACAATGATCCAAAGGCCGCACCCGAATCGCACAGCTCCTTCCGGGCATTCGTGCTCTTCCTCTCGCTCTCCTTCCACTCTGTCTTCGAAGGCCTCGCCATCGGTGTGCAGAAGGAGGAGACGGGCGCCGTCCAGCTCTGCCTGGCCGTGCTGATCCACAAGGCCATCGTGGCCTTCAGCCTGGCCTTGAAGCTGGTGCAGAGTGGCACCCAGGCCCGGTGGAGGCTTCTGTACCTGGTGGTCTTTGCCCTCATGTCCCCCGTCGGGATTGCGATAGGTATCGGGGTGTCCCTTTCCAACGGGGACGGGAGTGGCCTGGCTCAGGCGGTGCTGGAAGGGGTGGCAGCTGGGACATTCCTCTACGTCACTTTCCTGGAAATCCTGCCCTCTGAGTTGCGTTCGCACGAAAACCCCCTCATCAAATTTGTCTTCATTGGCTTCGGTTTCTCTAGCATGGCCCTCATCGCCATTTGGGCATGA
- the LOC143826053 gene encoding zinc-binding protein A33-like: MAAPIGVEDLAEDLSCSICLELFSDPVILECGHNFCQACITRYWEEIPANGGGEEDALLPTCPECRHEIPGGKFTANRVLGQLAQKAMESLSAHTSDEDGEENGEEVRGDQVFCTEDGCLARALQPDHWGHQCLPLEDAVMHYKDILTASQALLESRAQAAKLLQELSAQKIPEITAQRLRLEQHLSAQFLELHQWLQEKEAALRRELRREEESLLSELETNQRNGQEQARLAEEHVAKIQAQLEEQQDPEMFLKNIKAFVEKYCPSEEKGSMLPVVFRDFSLGQFKGPIQYTVWREMLPALRPAPCRVTLDPATNHPNLVLSRDLDTVHLVENLEEEVPDGPKRFSKSVCVLGAQGFTSGRHYWEVEVGEKTSWDIGVAKESVNRKEAKVTVKPSNGFWAIWLRNGSEYKALDSPSKQLALKTKPLKVGVYLDYEGGQVSFYDADTMAHIFSFSDAFSECLYPMFSPGFNKDGLNAEPLRLLSPGV; encoded by the exons ATGGCGGCCCCAATTGGAGtggaagacctggcggaagacttGAGCTGTTCCATCTGCCTGGAGCTCTTTTCCGACCCCGTCATCCTGGAATGCGGCCACAACTTCTGCCAGGCCTGTATCACCCGCTACTGGGAAGAGATACCTGCcaacgggggaggggaggaggatgcCCTGCTCCCCACCTGCCCAGAGTGTCGCCACGAGATCCCTGGGGGCAAGTTCACGGCCAACCGAGTGCTCGGGCAGCTGGCGCAGAAGGCGATGGAGTCCCTCTCGGCCCACACCAGCGACGAAGATGGCGAGGAAAACGGCGAGGAGGTGCGGGGGGACCAGGTCTTCTGCACCGAGGAcggctgcctggccagggccttGCAACCCGACCACTGGGGGCACCAGTGCCTTCCTCTGGAGGACGCTGTAATGCACTACAAG GACATCCTGACAGCTTCTCAGGCGCTGCTGGAATCCAGAGCACAGGCGGCCAAATTGTTGCAAGAGCTGAGCGCCCAGAAAATCCCTGAAATCACA GCCCAGCGCCTCCGATTGGAGCAGCACCTCTCGGCCCAGTTTCTCGAGCTCCACCAGTGGCTGCAGGAGAAGGAAGCGGCCCTGAGGAGGGAGCTCCGGCGGGAGGAGGAGTCGCTCCTCAGCGAGTTGGAAACCAACCAGCGCAATGGGCAGGAGCAAGCCCGCCTGGCGGAGGAGCACGTGGCCAAGATCCAGGCTCAGCTGGAGGAGCAGCAAGATCCTGAGATGTTCCTCAAG AACATCAAAGCTTTCGTGGAAAA GTACTGTCCAAGCGAAGAGAAAGGGTCCATGCTGCCAGTGGTCTTCCGGGATTTCAGCCTGGGCCAGTTTAAAGGCCCCATTCAGTACACGGTGTGGAGAGAGATGCTTCCGGCTTTGAGACCTG CTCCTTGCCGTGTCACGTTGGACCCTGCGACCAACCACCCCAACCTGGTGCTCTCCAGGGACCTTGACACTGTCCACTTGGTCGAAAACCTTGAGGAGGAAGTCCCCGACGGGCCCAAGAGATTCAGCAAGTCCGTCTGCGTGCTGGGTGCTCAGGGCTTCACGTCGGGGCGCCATTACTGGGAAGTAGAAGTGGGCGAAAAAACCAGCTGGGACATTGGCGTCGCCAAGGAATCGGTCAACCGGAAGGAAGCCAAGGTGACGGTCAAGCCCAGCAACGGGTTCTGGGCCATCTGGCTGAGGAACGGCAGTGAATACAAAGCTCTAGATTCTCCATCTAAGCAGCTGGCCCTCAAGACCAAACCCCTGAAGGTGGGCGTCTACCTGGATTACGAAGGGGGCCAGGTCTCCTTCTACGACGCTGACACCATGGCCCACATCTTCAGCTTTTCGGATGCCTTCTCCGAGTGCCTCTACCCCATGTTCAGCCCCGGGTTCAATAAGGACGGGCTGAACGCCGAACCCCTCCGTCTCCTGTCCCCAGGGGTGTAG
- the LOC143826618 gene encoding olfactory receptor 5V1-like: MENSTAVTEFILMGLSDLPAVRFSLFAAFLLIYLTTLVSNGAILLAIGVDRNMHNPMYFFLTNLSLLDILCPTATVPKMLENLLSKNNVISLIGCILQLYFLVALAGTEVFLLAVMAYDRYVAVCNPLRYTVIMSKKLCLQMVAGTWVTGFLNSLLHTVLTFTLPYCKSNRVNQYYCDIPPVLALSCASTYLAEMVVLIVGGIFGVGAFLVTLVSYVYIISTILRIRSAEGKRKAFSTCTSHLMVVCLFYGTTIFTYIRPSSSHHPDQDRLVSMLYGVITPLLNPLIYSLRNKDVKGALKKTLWTNCRFLLCCIDNHIFKSLFRKCR, from the coding sequence ATGGAGAACAGCACTGCTGTGACCGAGTTCATCTTAATGGGACTCTCTGATCTCCCCGCTGTCCGCTTCTCCCTGTTTGCTGCCTTCTTGCTCATCTACTTGACCACCTTGGTGAGCAACGGGGCCATCCTTCTCGCCATAGGAGTGGACCGGAACATGCACaaccccatgtacttcttcctcacCAACCTCTCCCTGCTGGACATCTTGTGTCCCACCGCCACGGTGCCCAAGATGCTGGAGAACCTCCTGTCCAAGAACAACGTCATTTCCTTGATCGGCTGCATTCTGCAACTCTACTTCCTGGTAGCCCTGGCAGGGACGGAGGTCTTCCTCTTGGCCGTCATGGCGTACGACCGCTACGTGGCCGTCTGCAACCCCTTGCGGTACACGGTCATCATGAGCAAGAAGCTCTGTCTTCAGATGGTCGCCGGCACCTGGGTGACTGGGTTCCTCAACTCCTTGCTCCATACGGTGCTGACCTTCACCCTGCCGTACTGCAAGTCCAACCGAGTCAATCAATACTATTGTGACATCCCTCCGGTCCTTGCTCTCTCTTGTGCTTCGACCTACCTGGCTGAGATGGTGGTGCTTATCGTTGGGGGCATTTTCGGAGTGGGGGCTTTCCTGGTCACCTTGGTCTCCTACGTCTACATCATCTCCACCATCCTGAGGATCCGCTCCGCCGAGGGGAAGCGCAAAGCCTTCTCAACGTGCACCTCTCACCTCATGGTGGTGTGCCTCTTCTACGGGACTACCATCTTCACGTACATCCGTCCGTCTTCCAGCCACCATCCGGACCAGGACAGACTGGTCAGCATGCTGTATGGAGTCATCACCCCCTTGCTGAACCCGCTGATTTACAGCCTGAGGAACAAAGACGTGAAGGGGGCCTTGAAAAAGACTCTGTGGACAAACTGCAGGTTTCTACTTTGTTGCATAGATAACCACATATTCAAATCTCTCTTCCGAAAATGTCGGTAA